One Oncorhynchus keta strain PuntledgeMale-10-30-2019 chromosome 23, Oket_V2, whole genome shotgun sequence DNA segment encodes these proteins:
- the slc25a42 gene encoding mitochondrial coenzyme A transporter SLC25A42 — MGNGVQQHQATPLTQGEVLPLPSDSQTEGLKPQTRSVVNSLLSGALAGALAKTAVAPLDRTKIIFQVSSARFSAKEAYRLIYRTYLKDGFLSLWRGNSATMVRVIPYAAIQFCAHEQYKRLLGGYFGFQGKALPPVPRLLAGSMAGTTAAMLTYPLDMVRARMAVTPKEMYSNIIHVFVRISREEGLKTLYRGFTPTILGVVPYAGLSFFTYETLKKMHAERSGRPQPYSYERLVFGACAGLLGQSASYPLDVVRRRMQTAGVTGHTYGTILGTMRDIVAEEGVVRGLYKGLSMNWVKGPIAVGISFTTFDMTQILLKKLYQLRYNSR, encoded by the exons GGTCTAAAGCCCCAGACACGGTCCGTGGtcaactctctcctctcaggggcCTTAGCTGGAGCCTTGGCCAAAACTGCTGTAGCCCCACTGGACAGAACCAAGATCATCTTCCAAG TGTCCTCAGCAAGATTCTCTGCCAAG GAGGCGTATAGGTTGATCTATCGGACCTACCTGAAGGATGGCTTCCTCAGCCTGTGGAGGGGCAACTCTGCTACCATGGTGCGGGTCATCCCCTACGCTGCCATCCAGTTCTGTGCTCACGAGCAGTACAAGAGACTACTGGGTGGATACTTCGGCTTCCAGGGAAA AGCCCTGCCGCCGGTGCCAAGGTTACTGGCGGGTTCTATGGCTGGTACCACAGCTGCCATGCTCACCTACCCTCTGGACATGGTGCGAGCCAGGATGGCTGTCACGCCCAAGGAGAT gTACAGTAACATAATCCATGTGTTTGTGCGTATCTCTCGTGAGGAGGGTTTGAAGACACTGTATCGTGGTTTCACCCCCACCATACTGGGTGTGGTGCCCTACGCTGGGCTCAGCTTCTTCACCTACGAGACTCTCAAGAAAATGCATGCAG aGCGGAGCGGTCGCCCCCAGCCCTACTCGTACGAGAGGTTGGTGTTCGGGGCATGCGCAGGTCTCCTGGGCCAATCGGCCTCCTACCCGCTGGATGTGGTGCGGCGGCGCATGCAGACGGCGGGCGTGACTGGGCACACCTACGGCACCATCCTGGGTACCATGCGAGACATCGTGGCAGAGGAGGGCGTGgtgcgtggactctacaagggcCTCAGTATGAACTGGGTCAAAGGGCCCATCGCTGTGGGCATCAGCTTCACCACCTTTGACATGACACAGATCCTTCTGAAGAAGTTGTACCAGCTGAGGTATAATAGCAGGTAA